From Pirellulales bacterium, a single genomic window includes:
- the nuoF gene encoding NADH-quinone oxidoreductase subunit NuoF, with protein sequence MPKFEPVLLANIDKPDSHTRAVYEANGGYKALRKVLAEMQPPALVELVKNSNLRGRGGAGFPTGLKWTFLPKDHPGPIYMCINADESEPGTFNNRILMEEDPHQVIEGIILSCYATKAQTAYLYLRYEYPLCLERLQDAIDECYAAGYLGKNILGSEFSLDIFLHRGAAAYICGEETGLIESLEGKRAWPRIKPPFPAVEGVFRKPTVVNNIETVACVTHIVNRGVDWFKSIGVPADPKNPRDPGSYGPKLYCLSGHVNKPGCYEAPLGITCRQLIDEYGGGVWKGRKGKAAIPGGISMGLLTEKEFDTPLDFAGPGRVGCLGLGTAAVVVMDETVSIVDFLHNSCRFFQHESCGQCTPCREGTRWSLEMLDRIKAGKGRLRDLDLLLEIGDSIGIIPGTTICGLADGAAWPIKNAIRKFRGEFEEYIKRTNPQGYAVTHAVKALPVLAGH encoded by the coding sequence GTGCCGAAGTTCGAACCAGTTCTGCTCGCCAACATCGACAAGCCGGACAGCCACACGCGCGCTGTCTACGAGGCGAACGGCGGCTACAAGGCGCTACGCAAAGTACTGGCCGAAATGCAGCCTCCCGCGCTCGTCGAGCTGGTAAAGAACAGCAATTTGCGCGGCCGCGGCGGCGCCGGCTTTCCGACGGGCCTGAAATGGACCTTCCTGCCGAAGGACCATCCCGGCCCAATCTACATGTGCATTAACGCCGACGAGAGCGAGCCGGGCACGTTCAACAATCGCATTCTCATGGAGGAAGATCCTCACCAGGTGATCGAGGGGATCATCCTCAGCTGCTATGCCACCAAGGCCCAAACCGCGTACTTGTATCTGCGGTACGAATATCCGCTCTGCCTGGAACGCCTGCAGGACGCGATCGACGAATGCTATGCGGCGGGCTACCTGGGCAAGAACATCCTCGGCAGCGAATTCTCGCTCGATATCTTTTTGCACCGCGGCGCCGCGGCTTACATCTGCGGCGAAGAAACCGGCCTGATCGAAAGTCTGGAAGGCAAGCGTGCCTGGCCGCGCATCAAGCCGCCGTTTCCGGCCGTGGAAGGTGTCTTTCGCAAGCCGACGGTCGTCAACAACATCGAAACCGTCGCCTGTGTCACGCACATCGTCAATCGCGGCGTCGACTGGTTCAAATCGATCGGCGTTCCCGCCGATCCGAAGAACCCACGCGATCCCGGCAGCTATGGGCCGAAGCTCTACTGCTTGAGCGGCCACGTGAACAAGCCGGGCTGCTACGAAGCGCCGCTTGGAATTACCTGCCGGCAGTTGATCGACGAATACGGCGGCGGCGTGTGGAAAGGACGCAAAGGAAAGGCGGCCATTCCCGGCGGCATCAGCATGGGCCTGTTGACCGAAAAGGAATTCGACACGCCGCTCGATTTCGCGGGACCGGGGCGCGTCGGCTGCCTGGGCCTGGGGACCGCGGCCGTGGTCGTGATGGACGAAACCGTCAGCATCGTCGACTTCCTGCACAACAGTTGCCGCTTCTTCCAGCACGAAAGCTGCGGGCAATGCACCCCCTGCCGCGAGGGAACACGCTGGTCGCTGGAAATGCTCGATCGCATCAAGGCGGGCAAAGGCCGGCTGCGCGATCTCGATTTGCTGCTCGAGATCGGCGACTCGATCGGCATCATCCCCGGCACCACGATCTGCGGGCTGGCCGACGGCGCCGCCTGGCCGATCAAGAACGCGATTCGCAAGTTCCGTGGCGAGTTCGAAGAGTACATCAAACGCACCAACCCACAGGGCTACGCGGTAACGCACGCGGTAAAAGCGCTGCCGGTGCTGGCGGGACACTAG